gggggggaaggacactccaaggggcagggggggggaaggacactccaaggggcagggggggggaaggacactccaaggggcaggggggacgACACGGACTCCAAGGCCAGGCCAGGGTGGGAAGCAGCCGGAGCAGGGTGAGCAGCTTGGGAAGGTCCTCCTGGAAGTGAAGTGTTGCAGAGCAAGGGGCTGTGGgaaagctgccagggcaggaaccCACTGAGGAAGCTCTGGGGTGCCACAGCCCAGGTGGTGCCAactgcctctgctcagggctccTCGTGGGGCAGAGTCAGCTCAGCGCCGCCGGCAGAGCTCCTCCCGGGAGCCGCAGCAaggtcccagcagagctcctccagaCACCACGCTGGgatcccacctgcagtgctggagcccagcaagGAGCAGTGACTGAGTCCCCAccgggcagctctggggcctggCAGTCCCCACCGGGGGCCTGGCTGTCCCCACcgggcagctctggggacacacacacacatgtgagGGTCCATCAGTCTCTGGCCActctggggtgggtgggagTCAGGATGTGGCTGGCCAGGAGCCAGCCATGGAGCACCTCCCAGGGTTTCCCAGGTCAGTAGAAGtgtttcctgctctgctcctgccacttGTTGTAGACGATGACTCCGATGACGATGGCGAAGACCAAGGCCACCAGGGAGAAGAAGACAATCAGGAAGAGAGCCAAGCCACTCATGGGCTCCAGCGGGGCCTCCACTGCCAGGGGAGGAAGGAACACAGCCCCTGAgaccccccagagccccagacacagccccccaccccagcaacccccagccccccaccccagccccagcagtaaCCCTCAGCCCGCCCCAGCAAGCCCCAGCCAAGGTTCCAACCTCCACCAGGTGGGGAACTGACACCACTGAGGTTCCAACCTCCATGGGACCTCAGCAACCATCACCAAggcttccaacctccaccagatttcaggtggggagaagacaCCACCAAGGCTGCAACCTCCacaagctgcccagcacagcccattTAGGGCATGGCCTGACCCAAGTGGAGCAGAACACACTGAGGCAGGCAGGCCAAGGACCTCCAGGAGCTTCTCTGAGGGCAAGCAGTGCTGCACCAGAGCCAGGTGGTGCCACACAGAGGGTGAGAAGGACCAGCAGTGGAAGGAACAAGGCCATGGATCTCCTGATCCCAGCTggagctcagggaggctgtggattacccctccctagaggtgctcaaggccaggctggaggaggcctttagcaagctgggctggtgggaggtgtccctgcccatggctgggggttggcactggatgagctttgaggtctcttccaagccagctCCTACTCACTTCCTGGCAGCTTCAGGTTGTCCACCACTGGCAGATAaacttctctgtccctcttctcctcctctggtgTCCTCTCCACTGTCAGCTGGTAAAGCTTCAGAGAGATGATGTCGTGGTTGTCTGGAAGCAGAGACACAGCCCTGAGGTGCCACCCCCACATGGATCTCACAGTGCCACCCCCAAGGGGAGCCCCTGAGGTGCCACCCCCACATGGATCTCACAGTGCCACCCCCAAGGGGAGCCCCTGAGGTGCCACCCCCACATGGATCTCACAGTGCCACCCCCAAGGGGAGCCCCTGAGGTGCCACCCCCACATGGATCTCACAGTGCCACCCCCAAGGGGAGCCCCTGAGGTGCCACCTCCACCTGGGGCTCTcccaagtgcctcctccagctgGTTCTGAGCAGGGGGTTGAGTGCCACAGAGGAGCACCATGGGATGGTGTCTGGGGCCAAAGGCTGCAGTTGTGCCCTCCTGGGGGGTGGGGCAAAGCCacttctgcagggcaggggatgaGAGGTGAACTCCAGACTCTGCCACCAGAGAACCTTCTAAGCTCCTTAGGCTGCAACCCAAGAGCCCAGAGGAGATCATCTGACTCCAAAGCCCAGGGAACGTGGCAGCACCGACCTCACGTGGTCCCTGCttgtggtggtgctggtagAGGAGGtactggagaggctgaggagctgctgccagctcctgggcagagctgggagggaagaggaacCTTTTGTGGGGAGCCAACAACGGGCCCAGACACACCAAGCAACAAAGAGCTTTGGTGGGGATGGAGCTCCAGAGGAGCTTagaagctgctgggagaggcaCAAGGGGGTGAGGGTCAGGccttggaggagctgagctccctgaaaccctcagctgcagcagcactgcttggaGGCCTGCTTAGTCCTTCTCTTCATGGTGGGGGTGTGATGGCTCTGGGGggatggaatcatggaatgggtttggttggaagagaccttggagaccaTGGAGCCCAacccttcacccagcactgccagggcaccaccaaaccccatggaggccctcagcaccacagctccagggctttgaacacctccaggcatgggcatccaccactgccctgggcagcctgggccaggcctggacaagccTGAAGCAGAGGatattgttcctcatggccagccTGAGCCCTGGGACAAgtagaggccatttcctcttgtctggctccagcctcctttcagggagttgtagagaggcagaaggcctcccctcagcctgctcttctccaggctcagctgctgccccccagccctgttctccagatcccaCACACCCAGGCATGTCCCAGAGGTGGACCTGGGAGaccttccagctgagctggtggagctgctttgctgccatGGGACTGGCTGACCCCACAGGAGCTCCTGGGAAGAACTCCCTGGACAAAGCCCTGAGGAGaacctgcccagagcaggctttgggctcctcaggaGATGCTGCACCAAGGCTCCCACTCAGCTGGAGGCTGTTTGAAGCATGAGAAGGTCCTCAAGTGCTTCTGAAAGCCCCAGCAGGTACTGAGCTGCACCTCCTTGAGTGCTGAGGGCAgggttgggctcctcactaccagaaggactttgagggctggagcagggccagagaagggcaaggaaggtggggaagggtctggagaagagggctggggaggagcagctgagggagcaggaggctgaggggagacctcctggctctctccaactgcttgaaaggaggctggagccaggtgggggttgggctctcgTGCCAAgaaacaagggacaggacatgagggaatggcctcaggggaagtttaggttgaaCATCAGAAGAAGCTTCCTCACTAaaggggttctcaaagcctggcccaggctgcccagggagacggtGGAGTCCTGGAGGCGTTTGAAAGCCTCAGAGCCGCGGTGCcgagggccagggctcagccccagccctgctaaAGCCAGagaagggttgggctggatgacctggGAGGGCTTCCCCAGCCAAACCCACGCCATGGTTCCATGGCCTCAGCCATGCCAAGGTGTGCAGGAGCCACTTGGGAAgccaagcagcagggcagtACCTGACAGGTCCCCGGTGACAGAGGAAGTGCCGAAGTAGTAGCCGCGGGGCAGGCGCACGCCCGGCACGTCGATGCACTCCCTCCACTCGTGCTTGCCCTCGATGTCGATCAGCACCTGGCACCAGAGCAACCTCCTCCTGAAGCTGCTCCTCTACAACCACCTCCCCTAGAAGCAGCTTCTTCAGTAAGCAGCTCCCCCCAAACAAAACGAAGACCctccagaagcagctgaagcttCTCAAGAGGCTCCCCCAGAAGACATTGAAGCTCCTCCAGAAGCAGCTCCCTAGAAACTGAAGCTCCTTCAGAAAAAGCTCCCCCAGAGGGTGAAGCTTCACTAGAAGCTCCCCTAGAAACTGAAGCTCCTCCTGAATCTCCCCCAGAAGAAGCTGCTAAAGCTCTAGAagaggctcccccagcagcagctcccctagAAGCTGAAGCTTCCTCAGAAGCTGAaactcccccagcagcagctcctgctcaagAAGCCAAAGCTCCCCTAGAAGCTGCTGAAGCTCCCCCAGAAGCCAACTCTCcccccaaagctgctgaagctcctgcagaagcagctccctTAGAAGCTGCTGAAGCTCCTCCAGAAGCTgaacctcctccagctcccccagcagccactgAACTTCTCCCAGAAGCTGAAgctcccccaggagcagctgaagctccTCCAGAACCGGaatctcccccagcccagctccctcagaagcTGAAgctcccccaggagcagctgaagctccTCCAGAACCGGaatctcccccagcccagctccctcagaagcTGAAgctcccccaggagcagctgaagctccTCCAGAACCGGaatctcccccagcccagctccctcagaagcTGAAgctcccccaggagcagctgaagctccCCCAGAACCGGaatctcccccagcccagctccctcagaagcTGAAgctcccccaggagcagctgaagctccTCCAGAACCGGaatctcccccagcccagctccctcagaagcTGAAgctcccccaggagcagctgaagctccTCCAGAACCGGaatctcccccagcccagctccctcagaagcTGAAgctcccccaggagcagctgaagctccTCCAGAACCGGaatctcccccagcccagctccctcagaagcTGAAgctcccccaggagcagctgagcctcctccagaaCCGGAATCTCCCTCAGAAGCCGAAGCTccgccagccccagcagctgcatccCCCCCGTGCCGAGCCGCTCACCGTCAGCCTCCTCTTGACGTAGCGAATGACCAGGAAGGTGTCGTGGTTGAGGTTCCTGACCATGGCtgtgcagcctcccagctcgGTGGGGCGCCCGTCCCGGTCGTGGTCGTAGGTCAGGGAGCCGTTGTTGACCATGGCCGAGATGTAGGGGAAGACACGCTGCCGGGGGCGAGGCTGCCCGTCAGCTCCGGGGGTCCCCACGCCGTGCCCACCCGCCCCAGCGCggctccaggcagccctgggcgaCCCCAAAACTCCCTTCAAGCCTTGGGGACCTCGAGAGTCTTCCTCGGCAGGAGAACAGCaggagcctgccccagcccctggctcccccTGGCCGCCCGTGGCTCCCTCCgcaccccctggctccctcCGGCTCCCCCTGGCCGCCCGTGGCTCCCCCTGGCTCCCTCCGCAACCCCTGGCTCCCTCCggctccccctgcaccccctggtcacccctggctccccccgcaccccctggctccctcCGGCTCCCTCCgcaccccctggctccctcCGGCTCCCCCTGGCTCCCTCCGGCTCCCCCTGGTCACCCCTGGCTCCCTCCGCACCCCCTGGTCACCCCTggctccccctgcaccccctggtcacccctggctccccctgcaccccctggtcacccctggctccctccagctccccctggTCACCCCGGCTCCCTCCgcaccccctggctccccctgcaccccctggtcacccctggctccctccagctccccctggtcacccctggctccctccagctccccctggctccctccaccctgccctgcaccccctgGCCCCCAGACACACAGGGTGGAGGACAAAGGGTGGCCAGGAAGCCTCTGCTGGCTCCCACTGGGATTGTGGGGTTCACAGCGGGATTGTGGGGTTCACAGCGGGATTGTGGGGTTCACAGCGGGATTGTGGGGTTCACAGCGGGATTGTGGGGCTCACACTGGGATCTGTGGGGCCTTATCCAGAGATTTCAGGGCCCACCTCAGCATTTTGGGGCTCACAGTGGGGTCTGGGAGGCTCACCTCAGCACTTTGGGGCTCACAGTGGGGTCTGGGAGGCTCACCTCAGCATTTTGGGGCTCACAGTGGGGTCTGGGAGGCTCACCTCAGCATTTTGGGGCTCACAGTGGGGTCTGGGAGGCTCACCTCAGCACTTTGGGGCTCACAGTGGGATTTCAGGGCTCACCTCAGCACTTTGGGGCTCACAGTGGGGTCTGTGAGGCTCACCTCAGCATTTTGGGGCTCACAGTGGGATTTCTGGGGCCTATCCCAAGACTTCTGGGGCTCAGCCAAGGACCTGTGAGGCTGACTGCAGGATTTCTGGGCTCACCCCAGGACCTCTGGGGCTCATCCAGAGATGTCTGGGCTCACACTGGGGCTTCTGAGACTCACCCCAGGGTTTTTGAGGCCCAGCCCAAGGTTTTTGAGGCCCACCCCAAGATTTCTGGGGCTCACAATGAGATTTCTGAGGCTTATCCACAGCCTTCTGGCCTCACCCAGGGACCTGTAAGGCTCACACCAGGAATCCTGGGCTCAAACTTTTTGGGGCTCACCCCCTGGCAACTCCTGGGAGCTGGAAAAAGGCAATCCCATGGCTGTGACCCCCAAGAAGCTGGGGGGGTTGCACCCTGGCTGGGTCAGTACCTGGTTTCCAGGGCTGTACCTCCTCTTCTGAGCCTGTCCAGGTTATGGCAAAGCAAGAAAGAGCACAGACAGAAGCAAGAGGGTCACAGATTGGACTTTAGTGTCACCTGCAACCTGGAGGTGGCCTCTCTGGAGGGCTCAGAGGTAGCAGAAGCTAAAGCAAGGAGGAGGTTCAGGTGTTAGGTGCtgaaacccccccccaaaacacaagacacacagcaagaagctgcccctggcaggtggcagccaccccaggagctggcacctgcagcacttctcctcctcacacagGAGCCAGCACCCCAAAGAGGGGACACAGAGGGCAGGACAGCTCCTTGGGGACCCACAACTATCCTGTCCCTCAtccctctgctttttttttgcctcctaaaggggagagaggaggcagctgtggagccaggcagcagggtggggaagaaaaggagcaaaGAAGTCGTGGAGGAGCCAAGCCTAGAAGGGGTCAGAGCCAGGTGGGAtggggcctggagcaagctgggctgggaggagatgTCCTTGCTCGTGGCATGGGGTTGGAATTAAGACCttggaaggtcctttccaagccaaaccattccaggattccTCCACCTTTACCTTTTTTGggtgctctctccagctgcagacTGCACCAAGGAGCCACAGCCCAAGCTTCTACTCCTGATTGAGGACCTGTAGggaggtggcagtgctgggggacaggaaggtgcccaggagccagcaatgtgccctggtggccaagaaggcctcaatggtgtcctggggggcatcaaaaggagtgtgggcagcagcaggtcagagGAGGTTTTCCTcatcctcttctctgccctggtgaggacacagctgcagccctgggtccagctctgggctccccagttgcagagggacagggaagtgctggagagagtccagggcaggctgggaagctgctgaggggcctggagcagctctggcagcagcaaaggctgagagccctggggctgagagcctgcagaagagcagacccagagggcagctgagcaatgctcagcaagagctgaaggagctgtggggggcaggaggctggggccaggctctgctcagtggtgcccagggccaggccaaggggcacaaagtggcagccaggaggttctgtttgcccctgaggagaaagttgtttggtgtgagggtgctggaggcctggagcaggctgcccagagaggttgtggagtctcctggtgtggagagcttccaaccccccctgggtactgtgctgctgggcaagctgctgggggtgcccctggtggggcagggggcttggactgggtgagctccagagctcccttccagacctcaccatgctgggattgtgtcactctcctgctctggaaggcttTTCTCTGGGTAAAGCTGAGCACAGAACCACCTCTCAGTAGGGAAGGAAACCAAAGCATGCAGAGCacacagggacaggcagcagagaggaagcacaAAGTCACCTTGGGGCAGCCAAGAGCTGCAATGAAAGCTACACAAGCCCAGGCCATGCTTCATGTgcagctcctttctccctcccagctcacctcctgctgcttctcctcattGGGGTAGGTGTCCACAAACACTCCCAGGCCCAGGAAGTTATCCTTGCTTCCAAACACAGGTCCTAGAAGGAAAGGATAAGGCTGGTAAGGGCTGGTGGGcactgaagatgctgaggggcctggagcagctctgtgaggagcaaaagctgagagccctggggctgagagcctggaggagagaaagctgaggggagacctcctggctctctacagctccctgacaggaggctggagccaggtgggggttggactctccTCCCAAGGAATAAGAGAGAGAAtgacaggaaatggcctcaggggaggtctaggctggagatgaggaaaaacttctgcactgcaagagtggtcagggattggcagaagctgcccagggaggtggtggagtccccatccctggaggtgctccagaaacctgtgaccatggcacctggggccatgctttggtggccatggtggtgctgggttgatgctggactcgatctcagaaggcttttcccacccaaaccattccctgtCTCTATGCCAGGGCTGTGTCACCTCTGTAAAGGCCACAGAGCTCTACACAGCCTTGAGTGGCTCTTTGGGGGACCAACCCCCGCcaggcaggggctcagcagagcagactaAACCCCaagccctccctctgctgctcaaggATCAACCTCCCCCTGCTTCTTGAAGGAGCTGCCTCCCAATGGGACACCCCCAGCTGAAGAGCAGGGCAACACAATCCCCACTCCACATCCCCCTGAGCTGaccccagcctcccagcacccccaggccaaGGTGCTGAGGCTCAGAGGCAgcctcagtgctgctccctCTTCACCCACCAGGGACTCAAAAGCCTACAAATTCCCCTCCCTGTGACCCTCCCAACCAAGCCTCCAGCCCAGGAAGGGCAAGCTAGCTCCTTGAGAAGGTGGCCATGTGTCACCCAGCCAGGTCCCCTGGGGGCAtggcctccccccagcagctgccctacCTGGCTGCATGCGGTCCTTGGTGTACCAGATGGCAAAGCCATCTCCAttcaggttcttcttgccctgccCATGGATTTTGAAGTGCACCTGCATCTCCCAGTCCCTCAGGTAACAGGGCTgcaagaggagagaggggaggaggggccATCAGGGTGGCCCTCACGccaccacacaccccccagggaagcccagagaggctgtggagcttccttctctggtgactttcaagccccatctggatgtgctcctgagtgacctgccctgggggatcctgcttggagtggatgatctccagaggtcccttccagcccctaacacgcTGGGCAGGTCCAGCAGGAAGggaccagcacagcctggagctcCTCATTTCCCTTCAGGGCTCCAGTGCTCTTCCCACAGCTGTGGAAAGCTGTGGGGTGGTTCTGTGGTCAGGAGAATCCCCAAATCCAGCAtggtggagctggaagggagctctggagctcacccagcccaaccccccctgctccagcagggctcccacagcagcttgcccagcagcacagtgcccggggggggttggaggcTCTCCAGACAAtggttggcctgggtgaccctgaagggctttgccagccaaaccactctgtgtgggcacagcaaagggggcagcaggcacattCTGGCTGTGGTGGGCCTAAGAGAGACCCCAAGATGGTCAGGACAccaccaggagctgccacaCCAAGGGCCAGAAGCTGaagccaccactgctgcccccCGGCTCAGAGCCCCCAtggcccttccctgctccactccacacccccagccagCTTCCCACCACCTCTTCCCTACAACCCCCACAGCTCACCCTGactcccacccccaccttcaCCCAgacccccaaacctccccagcccaatcctctgtccccacagacccccAAAATCATCCCACCCCCAAACTCCTCATACCTGCTGGCCTGgacccccacccacccaccctccctccctcatTTGGGCTAGgcctgctcagcctcccccccaaaaacccttCCCAACCTCAGCAAGCTCCTCCCAGCTCGAgtccctcttcccccccagccccccccaaatCCTACCCACACATTTatagccccagccccctcactgAGGTCGATCCCCCCCCCAAGCCTCCCCTACAACTCTCCCCTGGCCCCCATGTACCCCAAATGCTCCTCCACTGCCCCTCGACCTGTCCTGACCCCACTCCCACGAGAAAGATCCCACGGTCCCGGCTCCCCCCTTCCCATCATCCCACCCCACGGCCCCATGCCCatctcccccccgcccccatccCACCCTCACAGAGGGAGACCCCACGGCCCCAGGCCCCTTCCCCAGTCCATCCTGGTGCCTCCCTCTCACCATCCCACCATCACGGGGGGTTCCCTACAGCCCAAATCTTCTTCTCCAACCCATTCCGGTACCCCCCCAAGCACGCAGAGCCTCCCCCTCCCGTCCCACCCTCACGGGGGGCACCCCACGGCCCGGACCCCCCCTCCTCgctattccccccccccaacagggGGCACCCCCCGGGGCCAAGCCCCCTTCCCCACCGTGTCACCGCTGCAGGGGGCGCCCCACGGCCCCGGCGCCGACCCCCTCTCAGCCCGCGCCCCCTCAGGACTCACCACGCGGTTCCAGACGGCTCCCTGCTTGCTCTGCACGTCGGGGGTCAGCCGGATGTACTGGGTCATGACCATGGCGTTGCCCAGCAGGTCCCACAGCCCCGAGCTGGCCGAGCCCACACCTACGGCccgcgcacacacacaccccgtCGGTACCGGGCAGCGGCGCCGGGCAGCGGGCCGCCGTCCCGCCGCTCCCCCGCGCCCCACTCACCCTGGTAGGGCTTGGAGAGCGAGTGCTCGCGCTTGAGGTGCTCCTCCGTCTGCTCGGCCCGCGAGCCGCCCAGCCCCAGCGCCACGGCCAGCAGCGCCAGCCCGGCCCGCCACCGGCCCGCGGCCGCCATCTTCCCTCCGCCCCCCCGGCCCGCACGCTCATTGGCCCGCACGCTCATTGGCCCGCACGCTCATTGGCCCGCACGCTCATTGGCCCGCACGCTCATTGGCCCGCACGCTCATTGGCCCGCACGCTCATTGGCCCGCACGCTCATTGGCCCGCACGCTCATTGGCCCGCACGCTCATTGGCCCGCACGCTCATTGGCCCGCACGCTCATTGGCCCGCACGCTCATTGGCCCGCACGCTCATTGGCCCGCACGCTCATTGGCCCGCACGCTCATTGGCCCGCCGGTTGGCTGCGCTGTTTGTCAGCTGGGAGGCGGGGAGAGCGCGAGGCACGATAGGCAGCGTGGTTCCGCGCTCCTTAAGGGCACGGCGGCGGCACCTGCCGCCGAGTTCTGCGCAcccccctcccactccccccctccccccgccgggACCTAGTGCCCCTCCGCCAGGGCCTGTCGTCCCCTCTAGGTCCTAGTGTCCTCCTCCTCTACGTCGTAGTGTGCCACCAGTCCtagtgcccccccccccccccccctctagGTCCTACTATCCCAGTAGTCCCAGTGTCCCCCTACAGGGTGTTAATGTACCCCCAGTCCCAGTGTTCCCTTCCAGGGTCCTACTGTCCCCTCTAGGTCCTAGCGTCCCATCAGCCCTAGTGTCCCCCTCCGGGGTCCTAGTTTACCCCCATCTCTAGTGCCACCTCTA
The DNA window shown above is from Dryobates pubescens isolate bDryPub1 chromosome 31, bDryPub1.pri, whole genome shotgun sequence and carries:
- the LMAN2L gene encoding VIP36-like protein isoform X2; its protein translation is MAAAGRWRAGLALLAVALGLGGSRAEQTEEHLKREHSLSKPYQGVGSASSGLWDLLGNAMVMTQYIRLTPDVQSKQGAVWNRVPCYLRDWEMQVHFKIHGQGKKNLNGDGFAIWYTKDRMQPGPVFGSKDNFLGLGVFVDTYPNEEKQQERVFPYISAMVNNGSLTYDHDRDGRPTELGGCTAMVRNLNHDTFLVIRYVKRRLTVLIDIEGKHEWRECIDVPGVRLPRGYYFGTSSVTGDLSDNHDIISLKLYQLTVERTPEEEKRDREVYLPVVDNLKLPGMEAPLEPMSGLALFLIVFFSLVALVFAIVIGVIVYNKWQEQSRKHFY
- the LMAN2L gene encoding VIP36-like protein isoform X1, with protein sequence MAAAGRWRAGLALLAVALGLGGSRAEQTEEHLKREHSLSKPYQGVGSASSGLWDLLGNAMVMTQYIRLTPDVQSKQGAVWNRVPCYLRDWEMQVHFKIHGQGKKNLNGDGFAIWYTKDRMQPGPVFGSKDNFLGLGVFVDTYPNEEKQQEAQKRRYSPGNQRVFPYISAMVNNGSLTYDHDRDGRPTELGGCTAMVRNLNHDTFLVIRYVKRRLTVLIDIEGKHEWRECIDVPGVRLPRGYYFGTSSVTGDLSDNHDIISLKLYQLTVERTPEEEKRDREVYLPVVDNLKLPGMEAPLEPMSGLALFLIVFFSLVALVFAIVIGVIVYNKWQEQSRKHFY